In the genome of Populus nigra chromosome 9, ddPopNigr1.1, whole genome shotgun sequence, one region contains:
- the LOC133702930 gene encoding epidermis-specific secreted glycoprotein EP1-like — protein sequence MELPLFSLCLLFSISFIAHATVPPSSTFKYVNEGEFGEYISEYVPDYRPLPIGTSPFQLIFYNTTPNAYTLALRMGTVRSESTMRWVWEANRGNPVRENATLTLGGDGNLVLADADGRVAWQTNTANKGVVGLQLLSNGNMVLHDSKGNFIWQSFDSPTDTLLVGQSLRVGGVTRLVSRASETHNSDGAYSLVMEPKRLAMYYKSPNSPKPYIYYDFDSVYKGRLQNATLNCAPNGYDDLANDLTLDLSTGNAMTLARPKYNSTLSFLRIGIDGSLKMYTYNNKVDYQAWEETYTLFSRDGFPEGECQLPERCGKFGLCEDSQCVACPLPSGLMGWSKYCEPVKPPACGSKNFYYYKLEGVDHSMSKYASGSGAMKEDDCGKKCSSDCKCLGYFYNKDTSKCWIAYDLQTLTKVANSTHVGYIKAPKQ from the coding sequence ATGGAACTGCCATTGttttctctttgtcttctcttcTCAATATCCTTCATTGCCCATGCTACTGTTCCTCCTTCTTCAACATTTAAGTACGTCAATGAAGGAGAGTTTGGGGAATACATTTCGGAGTATGTTCCAGATTATCGTCCACTGCCCATAGGTACTTCCCCTTTCCAACTAATCTTTTATAACACCACCCCAAATGCATACACTCTTGCTCTGCGTATGGGCACTGTGAGGTCAGAATCAACAATGCGTTGGGTTTGGGAAGCCAACCGAGGAAACCCAGTTCGCGAAAATGCCACTCTCACCTTAGGGGGGGACGGAAATCTTGTCTTGGCAGATGCTGATGGCAGGGTCGCTTGGCAAACCAACACAGCCAATAAAGGTGTTGTTGGCTTACAATTGCTGTCTAATGGCAACATGGTGCTTCATGATTCCAAGGGAAACTTTATCTGGCAAAGTTTCGACTCTCCTACAGATACCCTGTTGGTGGGCCAATCACTTCGTGTTGGAGGTGTAACTAGGCTTGTGAGCCGAGCCTCTGAGACGCACAACTCCGATGGGGCCTATAGCCTGGTCATGGAACCTAAAAGACTGGCCATGTACTATAAGAGTCCGAATTCCCCTAAACCATATATCTACTACGATTTCGATTCAGTGTACAAAGGTCGTCTACAGAATGCGACTCTAAATTGCGCTCCAAACGGCTACGACGATCTTGCTAATGACCTGACTTTGGATCTCTCTACCGGGAACGCAATGACACTCGCCAGACCCAAATACAACAGCACGTTGTCGTTTCTTAGAATTGGGATAGATGGGAGCCTTAAGATGTACACTTACAACAATAAAGTGGACTATCAAGCATGGGAAGAGACCTACACTCTCTTTTCCAGAGATGGTTTTCCGGAGGGAGAGTGCCAATTGCCCGAGAGATGTGGTAAGTTTGGGCTTTGTGAAGACAGCCAATGTGTTGCTTGCCCATTGCCAAGTGGACTCATGGGCTGGAGCAAGTACTGTGAGCCAGTGAAGCCTCCAGCCTGTGGTTCTAAGAATTTTTACTACTATAAACTAGAAGGTGTTGATCATTCCATGAGCAAGTATGCAAGTGGAAGCGGAGCAATGAAGGAAGACGACTGTGGAAAGAAATGTTCAAGTGATTGCAAGTGTTTGGGTTATTTTTACAACAAAGACACATCCAAGTGTTGGATTGCTTATGATCTTCAAACCCTCACCAAGGTTGCAAACTCTACGCATGTGGGTTACATAAAGGCACCAAAGCAATAA